A genomic segment from Comamonas terrigena NBRC 13299 encodes:
- the rpmJ gene encoding 50S ribosomal protein L36 translates to MRVSASVKKICRNCKIIRRKGVVRVICTDQRHKQRQG, encoded by the coding sequence ATGAGAGTTTCGGCTTCGGTCAAGAAAATCTGCCGCAACTGCAAGATCATCCGCCGCAAGGGTGTGGTGCGCGTGATCTGTACCGACCAGCGCCACAAGCAGCGCCAAGGTTGA
- a CDS encoding YraN family protein produces the protein MGFLGKKPPLEAEKPPPEAATGRTPGQQAEDRALRHALARGWRLIERNYRTPGRGGGEIDLILRAADGMVVFVEVRSRTSSQFGGADGSIHAAKRQRIVLAARHWLARQPSVPACRFDAALVQQDQLQWLEAAFDAE, from the coding sequence ATGGGTTTCCTTGGAAAAAAGCCGCCGCTGGAGGCAGAAAAGCCGCCGCCGGAGGCGGCCACAGGTCGCACGCCGGGGCAGCAGGCCGAAGACCGGGCGTTGCGCCATGCGCTGGCGCGCGGCTGGCGGCTGATAGAACGCAATTATCGGACGCCTGGGCGCGGTGGGGGCGAGATAGACCTTATCTTGCGTGCCGCGGATGGCATGGTGGTGTTCGTGGAGGTGCGCAGCCGCACCAGCAGCCAGTTCGGAGGGGCCGATGGCAGCATCCATGCGGCCAAGCGCCAGCGCATCGTGCTGGCCGCCCGCCACTGGCTGGCGCGCCAGCCGTCGGTGCCGGCCTGCCGCTTTGATGCGGCCCTGGTGCAGCAGGACCAGCTGCAGTGGCTGGAGGCGGCCTTCGACGCAGAATGA
- the rsmI gene encoding 16S rRNA (cytidine(1402)-2'-O)-methyltransferase: MSTSFAPALHAAREAAAAQNYPQGTLYVVATPIGNLADISLRALHVLQLVDAVACEDTRHTQGMLRSYGLERPGSQLLAVHQHNEAEAAAGVIARLQQGQRIAYVSDAGTPGVSDPGARLCAAVQAAGLRCMPLPGASSITSAISVAGCVPPGQTDGGFVFAGFLPTKNAERQTAVQRLSAEPRCTVLLEAPHRIHELAKALAVLGERPVTLAREITKQFEQISTHAAQDLPAWLNGDATRAKGEFVVVLHPVAVHQDDGDAERVLRLLLAELPTKTAVKLAADITGGNRNQLYDLALQLKRADQDGDEAA; encoded by the coding sequence TTGAGCACCTCTTTCGCTCCGGCCCTGCATGCTGCCCGCGAGGCAGCGGCTGCCCAGAATTATCCGCAGGGCACGCTGTATGTGGTGGCCACGCCCATCGGCAACCTGGCCGACATCTCGCTGCGCGCCCTGCATGTGCTGCAGCTGGTCGACGCCGTGGCCTGTGAAGACACGCGCCACACCCAGGGCATGCTGCGCAGCTATGGCCTGGAGCGCCCCGGCAGCCAGTTGCTGGCCGTGCACCAGCACAACGAGGCCGAAGCCGCCGCCGGCGTGATCGCACGCCTGCAGCAGGGCCAGCGCATCGCCTATGTCAGCGATGCCGGCACCCCCGGCGTCAGCGACCCCGGCGCGCGCCTGTGCGCCGCCGTGCAGGCGGCCGGGCTGCGCTGCATGCCGCTGCCGGGTGCCAGCAGCATCACCAGCGCCATCAGCGTGGCCGGCTGCGTGCCGCCGGGCCAGACCGATGGCGGCTTTGTGTTTGCCGGGTTCCTGCCCACCAAGAATGCCGAGCGCCAGACCGCCGTGCAGCGGCTGTCGGCCGAGCCGCGCTGCACCGTGCTGCTGGAAGCCCCGCACCGCATCCACGAGCTGGCCAAGGCCCTGGCCGTGCTGGGTGAGCGCCCGGTGACGCTGGCGCGCGAAATCACCAAGCAGTTTGAGCAGATCAGCACCCATGCCGCCCAGGACCTGCCCGCCTGGCTGAATGGCGACGCCACCCGCGCCAAGGGCGAGTTTGTGGTGGTGCTGCACCCGGTGGCCGTGCACCAGGACGACGGCGACGCCGAACGGGTGCTGCGCCTGCTGCTGGCCGAGCTGCCGACCAAGACCGCCGTCAAGCTGGCGGCCGACATCACCGGCGGCAACCGCAACCAGCTGTATGACCTGGCGCTGCAGCTCAAGCGTGCGGACCAGGACGGCGACGAAGCCGCATAA
- the rplQ gene encoding 50S ribosomal protein L17 has protein sequence MRHGHGLRKLNRTSSHRKAMLQNMMNSLIEHEAIKTTVPKAKELRRVIEPMITLAKVDSVANRRLAFDRLRDRDSVTKLFNVLGPRNAKRPGGYTRILKMGFRVGDNAPMAYVELVEQEEVAQTQAAE, from the coding sequence ATGCGTCACGGTCACGGCCTCCGCAAACTGAACCGCACTTCGTCTCACCGCAAGGCGATGCTGCAAAACATGATGAATTCGCTCATCGAGCACGAAGCCATCAAGACCACCGTCCCCAAGGCCAAGGAACTGCGCCGCGTGATCGAGCCCATGATCACCCTGGCCAAGGTTGACTCCGTTGCCAACCGCCGTCTGGCTTTCGACCGTCTGCGCGACCGTGACAGCGTGACCAAGCTGTTCAACGTGCTGGGTCCCCGCAACGCCAAGCGTCCTGGCGGCTACACCCGTATCCTGAAGATGGGCTTCCGCGTGGGCGACAACGCTCCCATGGCCTATGTGGAACTGGTTGAGCAAGAAGAAGTGGCTCAAACCCAAGCTGCAGAATAA
- a CDS encoding NAD(P)-dependent oxidoreductase gives MSSITPRDYAATPSRKVAFLGLGVMGYPMAGHLAKAGHQVTVYNRSAAKRQAWVAEFGGAEAATPCAAAQGADIVFCCVGNDDDLRSVVLGADGALAGMQAGAIFVDHTTASAEVARELYAAAQAQGQHFIDAPVSGGQAGAQNGALTVMCGGDQSVFDTVAPVAQCFSRAFTLMGASGAGQLTKMVNQICIAGVVQGLSEAIAFGEKAGLDVNKVLDVVSKGAAQSWQMENRGKTMVEGKFDFGFAVDWMRKDLGLVLDEAKRNGARLPLTALVDQFYADVQAMDGGRNDTSSLIRRLR, from the coding sequence ATGTCGAGCATCACCCCCCGCGATTACGCTGCCACTCCTTCCCGCAAAGTTGCCTTCCTGGGCCTGGGCGTCATGGGCTACCCCATGGCCGGACACCTGGCCAAGGCAGGCCACCAGGTCACCGTGTACAACCGCAGTGCCGCCAAGCGCCAGGCCTGGGTGGCCGAATTCGGCGGCGCCGAAGCCGCCACGCCGTGTGCGGCGGCCCAGGGCGCCGACATCGTGTTCTGCTGCGTGGGCAATGACGACGATCTGCGTTCCGTGGTGCTGGGCGCCGACGGCGCCCTGGCCGGCATGCAGGCGGGCGCCATTTTTGTCGACCACACCACCGCTTCGGCCGAAGTGGCCCGCGAGCTGTATGCCGCGGCACAGGCCCAGGGGCAGCATTTCATCGACGCCCCGGTCTCCGGCGGTCAGGCCGGTGCCCAGAATGGTGCGCTGACGGTGATGTGCGGCGGCGACCAGAGCGTGTTCGACACCGTGGCACCGGTGGCCCAGTGCTTCTCGCGCGCCTTCACGCTGATGGGCGCCAGCGGCGCGGGCCAGCTGACCAAGATGGTCAACCAGATCTGCATTGCCGGCGTGGTGCAAGGCCTGTCCGAAGCCATTGCCTTCGGTGAAAAGGCTGGACTGGATGTGAACAAGGTGCTGGACGTGGTCAGCAAGGGCGCCGCCCAGAGCTGGCAGATGGAAAACCGCGGCAAGACCATGGTGGAAGGAAAGTTCGACTTCGGCTTTGCCGTGGACTGGATGCGCAAGGACCTGGGTCTGGTGCTGGACGAGGCCAAGCGCAATGGCGCCCGCCTGCCGCTGACCGCTCTGGTGGACCAGTTCTACGCCGATGTGCAGGCCATGGACGGCGGTCGCAACGACACCTCCAGCCTGATCCGCCGCCTGCGCTGA
- a CDS encoding Hsp70 family protein, with protein sequence MQTLTGTTLGIDFGTSNSAMAWRQGARTAQLLALEGGATGMPTALFFNTETQGTHFGRDAMRQYLAGEDGRLMRSLKSLLGSSLLQDKTAVHGQMVSYQDIIALFLKQLAQRAQRELGGLPERVVLGRPVHFVDAHPERDRQAQHALEQAAQAAGFAQVEFQLEPIAAALDYEQRLERETVVLVVDIGGGTSDFTVVRLGPQHAGKPDRTADILATSGVHIGGTDFDHRLSVDTAMPLLGLRHTGPSGREVPSRVFYDLATWHLIQWQYSPKALRDAQALRTDYRDPQLHQRLMAVLEERLGHRLADAVEQGKIQASSTGGDALLDLGWLETGLQTGITQDGLHRSLQAPLVQVVECAQHCVQLAGLPAGGVDAIYLTGGSSALRTLRDALAQAFPAVPQVEGDLFGGVATGLAYA encoded by the coding sequence ATGCAGACCCTCACTGGCACCACCCTTGGCATCGACTTTGGCACATCCAACTCCGCCATGGCCTGGCGCCAGGGCGCGCGTACGGCACAGCTGCTTGCGCTGGAAGGCGGCGCCACCGGCATGCCCACGGCGCTGTTCTTCAATACGGAAACCCAGGGCACGCACTTTGGCCGTGACGCCATGCGCCAGTACCTGGCGGGGGAAGACGGTCGGCTGATGCGCTCGCTCAAAAGCCTGCTGGGCAGCAGCCTGCTGCAGGACAAGACGGCCGTGCATGGCCAGATGGTCAGCTACCAGGACATCATTGCGCTGTTCCTGAAGCAACTCGCCCAGCGAGCCCAGCGGGAGCTGGGCGGCTTGCCCGAGCGCGTGGTGCTGGGCCGCCCGGTGCATTTTGTCGACGCCCACCCCGAGCGCGATCGCCAGGCGCAGCATGCGCTGGAGCAAGCCGCGCAGGCCGCCGGTTTTGCGCAGGTGGAGTTCCAGCTGGAGCCCATTGCCGCCGCGCTGGACTACGAACAGCGCCTGGAGCGCGAGACCGTGGTGCTGGTGGTGGACATCGGCGGCGGCACCTCCGACTTCACCGTGGTGCGCCTGGGGCCGCAGCATGCGGGCAAGCCCGACCGCACGGCCGACATCCTGGCCACCAGCGGCGTGCACATCGGCGGTACCGATTTTGACCACCGCCTGAGTGTGGACACGGCGATGCCGCTGCTGGGCCTGCGCCACACCGGGCCCAGCGGCCGCGAAGTGCCCAGCCGGGTGTTCTACGACCTGGCCACCTGGCACCTGATCCAGTGGCAGTACAGCCCCAAGGCGCTGCGCGATGCGCAGGCCCTGCGCACCGACTACCGGGACCCGCAGCTGCACCAGCGCCTGATGGCGGTGCTGGAAGAACGCCTGGGCCACCGCCTGGCCGATGCGGTGGAGCAGGGCAAGATCCAGGCTTCCAGCACCGGCGGCGATGCCCTGCTGGACCTGGGCTGGCTGGAAACGGGTCTGCAGACCGGCATCACCCAGGACGGGCTGCACCGCTCGCTGCAGGCACCGCTGGTGCAGGTGGTGGAGTGTGCCCAGCACTGCGTGCAGCTGGCGGGTTTGCCGGCCGGGGGCGTGGATGCCATCTACCTGACCGGCGGTTCGTCTGCACTGCGTACGCTGCGCGATGCGCTGGCCCAGGCCTTCCCGGCCGTGCCTCAGGTGGAAGGCGATCTGTTTGGCGGGGTGGCCACCGGCCTGGCTTACGCCTGA
- a CDS encoding BON domain-containing protein: protein MKRMGSPLVRAVLAAAAITAGLSGCVPLVVGGGMATAALSAADRRTTGTQVEDQGIELRAQDRIRQSPLNERSRVNITSFNRKVLITGEVRNEQDKQEVARIVRDVNNVDGIHNELEVTPFSSSLGQRSKDTMITSQVKGSLINARDLQASAIKVVTEMNVVYLLGIVTERESRRAAEIARGVNDVRKVVRVFELTTEDALANYMPGSAPVTRDPAAEN, encoded by the coding sequence ATGAAGCGAATGGGTTCCCCTCTGGTACGCGCAGTCTTGGCTGCGGCAGCCATCACTGCAGGCCTGTCGGGTTGCGTCCCCCTGGTGGTCGGTGGCGGCATGGCCACCGCCGCACTGTCGGCGGCCGATCGACGCACGACCGGTACGCAGGTGGAAGACCAGGGTATCGAGCTGCGGGCGCAGGACCGCATCCGCCAGTCCCCGCTGAACGAGCGCAGCCGCGTCAACATCACCAGTTTCAACCGCAAGGTGCTGATCACCGGCGAAGTGCGCAACGAGCAGGACAAGCAGGAAGTGGCTCGCATCGTGCGCGATGTGAACAATGTGGACGGCATCCACAACGAGCTGGAAGTGACGCCGTTTTCCTCTTCGCTGGGCCAGCGCAGCAAGGACACCATGATCACCAGCCAGGTCAAGGGCAGCCTGATCAATGCGCGGGATCTGCAGGCCTCGGCCATCAAGGTGGTGACCGAGATGAACGTGGTCTACCTGCTGGGCATCGTGACCGAGCGTGAGTCCCGGCGCGCCGCAGAAATTGCCCGCGGTGTGAACGATGTGCGCAAGGTGGTGCGGGTGTTCGAGCTGACCACCGAAGATGCACTGGCCAACTACATGCCCGGCAGTGCGCCGGTGACGCGCGACCCTGCGGCAGAGAATTGA
- a CDS encoding SIS domain-containing protein, with product MLELRIQQHFIDSADLKYQAAQALSQPIALAVQAILASVTSGGKVLACGSGVSASQAQTFATLCVTGFERERPELAAMALGSDGGLLGGSAGTAPGSQYLARQVRALGQAGDLLLVISVSGNDHSLLEAVDAAHEREMMVVVLSGHTGGALASRVRETDVLICVPHERAARVREAHELVVHCLCDGVDTQLLGEQEML from the coding sequence ATGCTAGAGCTACGTATCCAACAGCATTTCATCGACAGCGCCGACCTGAAATACCAGGCCGCCCAGGCGCTGAGCCAACCCATTGCCTTGGCCGTGCAGGCCATTCTGGCCAGCGTGACCAGTGGCGGCAAGGTGCTGGCCTGCGGCAGCGGCGTGTCCGCCAGCCAGGCCCAGACCTTTGCCACGCTGTGCGTGACCGGCTTCGAGCGCGAACGCCCCGAGCTGGCCGCCATGGCCCTGGGCAGTGATGGCGGGCTACTGGGCGGCTCGGCCGGTACGGCGCCGGGCTCGCAGTATCTGGCGCGCCAGGTGCGTGCGCTGGGTCAGGCGGGCGATCTGCTGCTGGTGATCTCGGTCAGCGGCAACGACCACAGCCTGCTGGAAGCCGTGGATGCGGCGCACGAGCGAGAAATGATGGTGGTGGTGCTCAGCGGCCATACTGGCGGTGCCCTGGCTTCCCGGGTGCGCGAGACCGATGTGCTGATCTGCGTACCGCATGAGCGGGCTGCGCGCGTGCGCGAAGCCCATGAGTTGGTGGTCCATTGCCTGTGCGACGGCGTGGACACACAGTTGCTTGGCGAACAGGAGATGTTATGA
- a CDS encoding DNA-directed RNA polymerase subunit alpha, producing MQTNLLKPKTINVEQLGHNRAKVTLEPFERGYGHTLGNALRRVLLSSMVGYAATEVTIAGVLHEYSSIDGVQEDVVSILLNLKGVVFKLHNRDEVTLSLRKDGEGVVTAGDIQTPHDVEIINPDHVIATLSQGGKLDMQIKVEKGRGYVPGNVRRYGDESTKSIGRIVLDASFSPVRRVSYNVESARVEQRTDLDKLVVEIETNGAINAEDAVRASAKILVEQLAVFAQLEGEFGEGGILQAGGNQRANATFDPILLRPVDELELTVRSANCLKAENIYYIGDLIQRTENELLKTPNLGRKSLNEIKEVLASRGLTLGMKLENWPPAGLEKR from the coding sequence ATGCAAACAAATCTGCTGAAACCCAAGACGATCAATGTAGAGCAGCTGGGCCACAACCGTGCCAAAGTGACCCTGGAGCCTTTCGAGCGCGGCTACGGCCATACGCTGGGCAACGCCCTGCGTCGCGTGTTGCTGTCGTCCATGGTGGGTTATGCAGCGACGGAAGTCACGATTGCTGGCGTGTTGCACGAGTACTCGTCCATCGACGGTGTGCAAGAAGATGTGGTGAGCATCCTCCTGAACCTCAAGGGCGTGGTGTTCAAGCTGCACAACCGTGATGAAGTCACCCTGAGCCTGCGCAAAGACGGCGAAGGTGTGGTCACCGCTGGTGACATCCAGACTCCGCACGATGTGGAAATCATCAACCCTGATCACGTCATCGCCACCCTGTCGCAAGGCGGCAAGCTGGATATGCAGATCAAGGTGGAAAAGGGCCGTGGCTATGTGCCCGGTAACGTGCGCCGCTATGGTGACGAGTCGACCAAGTCGATCGGCCGTATCGTGCTGGACGCATCGTTCTCGCCCGTGCGCCGCGTGAGCTACAACGTGGAATCCGCTCGCGTGGAACAGCGTACCGATCTGGACAAGCTGGTCGTTGAAATCGAAACCAACGGCGCCATCAATGCCGAAGACGCCGTGCGCGCATCCGCCAAGATCCTGGTGGAACAACTGGCTGTGTTTGCACAGCTGGAAGGCGAGTTCGGTGAAGGCGGCATCCTGCAAGCCGGCGGCAACCAACGTGCCAACGCAACGTTCGATCCGATCCTGCTGCGCCCTGTGGATGAGCTGGAACTGACCGTTCGCTCGGCCAACTGCCTGAAGGCAGAAAACATCTACTACATCGGTGATCTGATTCAGCGCACCGAAAACGAGCTGCTCAAGACGCCTAACCTGGGTCGCAAGTCGCTCAACGAAATCAAGGAAGTCCTCGCTTCGCGTGGCCTGACCTTGGGCATGAAGCTGGAAAACTGGCCACCCGCTGGCCTGGAAAAGCGTTAA
- the rpsM gene encoding 30S ribosomal protein S13, translating into MARIAGINIPPHKHAEIGLTAIFGIGRTTARKICEACGIDYSKKVKDLTDADLEKIRDQLTPMTLEGDLRRETTMNIKRLMDIGCYRGFRHRRGLPMRGQRTRTNARTRKGPRKGAAALKK; encoded by the coding sequence ATGGCACGTATCGCCGGCATTAACATCCCGCCGCACAAGCATGCTGAAATCGGCCTGACCGCCATCTTTGGCATTGGTCGTACCACTGCACGCAAGATCTGCGAAGCATGCGGCATCGATTACTCCAAGAAGGTCAAGGACCTGACTGACGCTGATCTGGAAAAGATCCGCGACCAGCTGACTCCCATGACCCTGGAAGGTGACCTGCGTCGCGAGACCACGATGAACATCAAGCGTTTGATGGACATCGGTTGCTACCGTGGTTTCCGTCATCGTCGTGGCCTGCCCATGCGTGGTCAACGTACCCGCACCAACGCTCGCACCCGCAAGGGTCCGCGCAAGGGCGCAGCGGCTCTGAAGAAGTAA
- a CDS encoding YggS family pyridoxal phosphate-dependent enzyme, which produces MTTIAENLQRIHSRMARACDEAQRPHASVGLLAVSKTFGADAVREAALAGQRAFGENYIQEAVDKIAQVRAMADVPPLTWHCIGPIQSNKTRLVAEHFDWVHTVDRLKIAQRLSDQRPAGLPPLQICLQVNVDGGETKSGCSPEEALALAQAIAALPQLQLRGVMSIPDPQPTPEAMLAVHQRVAAVFAQIRGSGLPGLEAFDTLSLGMTDDLELAVQAGSTLVRVGSGIFGRRSYPAAPVA; this is translated from the coding sequence ATGACGACCATAGCCGAGAACCTTCAGCGCATACACAGCCGCATGGCGCGCGCCTGCGATGAGGCACAGCGCCCCCACGCCAGCGTGGGTCTGCTGGCCGTGTCCAAAACCTTTGGTGCCGATGCCGTACGCGAGGCGGCGCTGGCCGGCCAGCGCGCCTTTGGCGAGAACTACATCCAGGAGGCGGTGGACAAGATCGCCCAGGTGCGTGCCATGGCCGATGTGCCCCCGCTCACCTGGCACTGCATAGGCCCGATCCAGAGCAACAAGACCCGGCTGGTGGCCGAACACTTTGACTGGGTGCACACGGTGGACCGGCTGAAGATTGCCCAGCGACTGTCTGACCAGCGGCCTGCCGGCCTGCCGCCGCTGCAGATCTGTCTGCAGGTGAATGTGGACGGAGGCGAGACCAAATCCGGCTGCAGCCCGGAGGAGGCGCTGGCACTGGCCCAGGCCATTGCCGCCTTGCCGCAGCTGCAGCTGCGAGGGGTGATGAGCATTCCCGACCCCCAGCCGACCCCCGAGGCCATGCTGGCCGTGCACCAGCGCGTGGCAGCCGTGTTTGCGCAGATCCGCGGCAGCGGCCTGCCGGGGCTGGAGGCCTTCGACACCCTGAGCCTGGGCATGACCGACGATCTGGAACTGGCCGTGCAGGCCGGCAGCACCCTGGTGCGCGTGGGCAGCGGCATCTTTGGCCGCCGCAGCTACCCGGCGGCGCCTGTCGCCTGA
- a CDS encoding aminotransferase class V-fold PLP-dependent enzyme, which produces MPGLLPDIDPDGLLEFSVVYTDRALNHMSKRFAGVMQDILGTLKEVYHAHTAVLVPGSGTFGMEAVARQFANGEKVLIVRNGWFSYRWTQIFDTGNFGLGGGAVVCKARKQGEGSQDPWTPCPAQDVADTIRAERPKVVFAPHVETASGIMLPDDYIRTIADAAHDVGALMVLDCVASGAMWINMEKTGVDVLISAPQKGWSSSPCCAMVMLSARAREAIEHTQSSSFSCDLKKWMQIAEGYEKGQHAYHTTMPTDALVRLRDVMLETRAYGFEKVREEQIALGDQVRKLLESRGFPSVAAGGFKAPGVVVSYTTHPDIQSGKAFLNVGLQTASGVPLMCDEGPDFKTFRIGLFGLEKWHNVDRTVGHLRDALDRIGV; this is translated from the coding sequence ATGCCCGGACTGTTGCCCGATATCGATCCCGATGGACTGCTGGAATTCTCGGTGGTCTACACCGACCGCGCCCTGAACCACATGTCCAAGCGCTTTGCCGGCGTGATGCAGGACATTCTGGGGACGCTCAAAGAGGTCTACCACGCCCACACCGCCGTGCTGGTGCCTGGCAGCGGCACCTTTGGCATGGAAGCCGTGGCGCGCCAGTTCGCCAATGGCGAGAAGGTGCTGATCGTGCGCAACGGCTGGTTCAGCTACCGCTGGACGCAGATCTTCGACACCGGCAACTTTGGCCTGGGCGGCGGTGCCGTGGTCTGCAAGGCGCGCAAGCAGGGCGAAGGCAGCCAGGATCCGTGGACACCCTGCCCCGCACAGGACGTGGCCGACACCATCCGCGCCGAGCGCCCCAAGGTGGTGTTTGCCCCCCATGTCGAAACGGCCAGCGGCATCATGCTGCCCGACGACTACATCCGCACCATCGCCGATGCGGCCCATGATGTGGGCGCGCTGATGGTGCTGGACTGCGTGGCCTCCGGCGCCATGTGGATCAACATGGAAAAGACGGGCGTGGACGTGCTGATCAGTGCGCCGCAAAAGGGCTGGAGCAGCTCGCCCTGCTGCGCCATGGTGATGCTCTCGGCCCGTGCACGCGAAGCCATCGAACACACGCAAAGCTCCAGCTTCTCCTGCGATCTGAAGAAGTGGATGCAGATTGCCGAAGGCTACGAAAAAGGCCAGCACGCCTACCACACCACCATGCCCACCGACGCCCTGGTGCGCCTGCGCGACGTGATGCTGGAAACCCGTGCCTACGGCTTCGAGAAGGTGCGCGAGGAACAGATCGCCCTGGGCGACCAGGTGCGCAAGCTGCTGGAGTCGCGCGGTTTCCCCAGCGTGGCGGCCGGCGGATTCAAGGCCCCGGGTGTGGTGGTGAGCTACACCACCCACCCCGACATCCAGAGCGGCAAGGCCTTCCTGAATGTGGGCCTGCAGACCGCTTCGGGTGTGCCGCTGATGTGCGACGAAGGTCCGGATTTCAAGACTTTCCGGATCGGCCTGTTTGGCCTGGAGAAGTGGCACAACGTGGACCGCACCGTGGGCCATCTGCGCGATGCGCTGGACCGCATCGGGGTGTGA
- the rpsK gene encoding 30S ribosomal protein S11 has translation MAKSPSNNAAQRVRKKVRKNISDGIAHVHASFNNTIITITDRQGNALSWASSGGQGFKGSRKSTPFAAQVASEVAGRAAIEQGIKNVDVEIKGPGPGRESSVRALGALGIRITSISDVTPVPHNGCRPQKRRRI, from the coding sequence ATGGCAAAGTCTCCTTCTAACAACGCAGCTCAACGCGTGCGCAAGAAAGTTCGCAAGAACATTTCTGACGGTATCGCTCACGTTCACGCTTCGTTCAACAACACGATCATCACCATCACCGACCGCCAAGGCAACGCTCTGTCGTGGGCCTCGTCGGGTGGCCAGGGCTTCAAGGGTTCGCGCAAGTCGACTCCCTTCGCTGCTCAGGTCGCTTCGGAAGTGGCCGGCCGTGCTGCTATCGAACAAGGCATCAAGAACGTGGACGTGGAAATCAAGGGCCCCGGTCCTGGCCGCGAATCTTCGGTTCGCGCCCTGGGTGCTCTGGGTATCCGCATCACTTCCATCTCGGACGTGACCCCGGTTCCCCACAACGGCTGCCGCCCTCAAAAGCGTCGTCGTATCTAA
- the rpsD gene encoding 30S ribosomal protein S4 codes for MARYTGPKAKLARREGTDLFLKSARRSIADKAKFDSKPGQHGRTSGQRTSDFGLQLREKQKVKRMYGVLEKQFRRYFAEADRRRGNTGAMLLTLLESRLDNVVYRMGFGSTRAEARQLVSHKAITVNGKSVNIPSFMVKEGDVVALREKSKKQARVVEALQLASQVGFPAWVEVSLDKAEGTFKKAPDRDEFGADINESLIVELYSR; via the coding sequence GTGGCACGTTATACCGGCCCCAAGGCCAAACTCGCCCGCCGTGAAGGCACCGACCTGTTCCTGAAGAGCGCTCGCCGCTCCATCGCGGACAAGGCCAAGTTCGACTCCAAGCCCGGCCAACACGGTCGCACCTCGGGTCAGCGTACGTCTGACTTCGGTCTGCAACTGCGTGAAAAGCAGAAGGTCAAGCGCATGTACGGCGTGCTGGAAAAGCAATTCCGCCGCTACTTCGCTGAAGCCGACCGCCGCCGTGGCAACACCGGCGCCATGCTGCTGACCCTGCTGGAAAGCCGCCTGGACAACGTGGTGTACCGCATGGGCTTCGGCTCCACCCGCGCTGAAGCACGCCAACTGGTGTCGCACAAGGCCATCACCGTGAACGGCAAGTCCGTGAACATTCCTTCCTTCATGGTCAAGGAAGGCGATGTGGTCGCTCTGCGCGAAAAGTCCAAGAAGCAAGCCCGCGTGGTCGAAGCCCTGCAACTGGCTTCGCAAGTTGGCTTCCCCGCTTGGGTGGAAGTGAGCCTGGACAAGGCTGAAGGTACCTTCAAGAAGGCTCCTGACCGCGACGAATTCGGCGCCGACATCAACGAATCTCTGATCGTTGAACTGTACTCGCGTTAA
- a CDS encoding FKBP-type peptidyl-prolyl cis-trans isomerase: MGAMLAGHALAQSQPVTSASGLVYESLKEGTGASPKATDKVKVHYRGYFPQTGADFDSSITRGEPIEFPLNGVIPCWTEGVQKMKVGGKARLTCPPGIAYGSRGAGRVIPPNATLMFEVELLGINGK, from the coding sequence ATGGGCGCGATGCTGGCCGGCCACGCACTGGCACAGTCGCAACCGGTGACCTCGGCCAGCGGCCTGGTCTATGAAAGCCTGAAGGAAGGCACGGGCGCGAGCCCCAAGGCCACGGACAAGGTGAAGGTGCATTACCGCGGCTACTTTCCGCAGACCGGCGCGGATTTCGACAGCTCCATCACCCGGGGCGAGCCGATCGAGTTCCCGCTCAACGGCGTGATTCCCTGCTGGACCGAAGGCGTGCAGAAGATGAAGGTGGGGGGCAAGGCGCGCCTGACCTGCCCACCGGGCATTGCCTATGGCAGCCGTGGTGCGGGCCGGGTGATTCCGCCCAATGCCACGCTGATGTTTGAAGTCGAGCTGCTGGGCATCAACGGTAAGTAA